ACATTACTAATAAGTCGTCTATTCATCGTGAGACAACCTCACAGAGTAAAAAGTCTGGAAAGAAGCAGTTTAAAGTTGCTGAAATTGGATTTTCAAATCAGAAAGTTTTTGAGTGTGAGGCACTGTCCAAGAAAAAGATTTCGGTTAATGAGAATCTTAACATTGAGGAAGAAGGTTTCTTGCACGACCACAGGAAGTGCATTGATGCACAAAAAGCTACTTCAGCAGCATCAGAGCTTAATTTCTTGGACACAGTTCTTCCTGGACATGGTAACCTGTTCAAACTCATAATACTTGGTTATATGTCAATGTCAATGTCACTTTCACTTCATCTTTTATCTTGGTTAGATATGATATAACACAAACCTAAAAGGTTCAAAACTTTAATGCTTGTATGTTCCTTTCTTGTTCAAAGCCTGTATTGTAGTTATGTGTGATTCTTCAAAGCATGTCAACTTGAAAGCTACTATTCAATGGCTATTCATCAATAACAGTAGTAAAATTGTCTCTATTGAGGAGACATGTCCTCTTAGATATTACTTCTTCAAAGACAAAAATACAATATCTTGTTTCCCTCATTTCTGGCCGTTCATCCGGAGGTAATGACAGCATTTTGCACCTAAATGATCTTTGAATAAGTTCTCAAATCCAAGTGCATCTATTCTCAAAGTGCTAGTATTTTTTTGGAGGTGGTACATGTCATATTTTTTGCTTAATGTCATAGCACTACGATCTCAAGCCATACCAATCCTGTGAAGTTCTGCACATTCATTGATTTCCTGGCCTTTTTTCTGTTGGGTGAGATGATGCAGGCTCGACAGACGTGATAATGGAACAGACAAAGGTATGCACTTTGCTGTGATTCGGTTGCATTAAGCATATATAGGAACTGGGTAGACAGATGTTGAGATATGTCATGCTTATATCTTCTTGTAGGGTGATCGAGATCCTGACAACTGCAATCCCAAACTGGAAGAGTTATCAATGCTAGAGTTTTCTGATTGGTTCAAGCCTTGTTGGAAGTCTCCTCCTTCACCACTTTATCAGGAGTGTCCTCTGCCCTCTCCGTCTGTATTAGAGTTTGAGGCAGTCGAATTAGAGCTCAAGGAAGGCGATGACGATGATATCTAAGAGTGTGGTAACATGAAATGCATTTTGCCTAAGGACATATGGATTATGTAGCATGTTTGATAGAAAATCAAACTTACTGTCGAGTAAAAAGCTGATAGTTTTGTGATCAGTTTTGCTAACTGCTAGCCTTGTAATTTGCTGGGCCAAACTGCCATTCACATTGGAGTGAAATAGTTTTGGTGTGATGAGATAAAGACTTAGATTCAATGCTTGTGTACTCGTGGATGTTGGATTATGTAGTTAAATCAAGTCAAAATAATTGACattggagtatattataatcCTTGCAATTTGCTTCATAAGTTTGACTCTGCTCTTTCGTTTTGCAATTGTGAGTTGGTATACTTTTTATGCTTTCACAAGAAAACTACATCCCAAAAAATACAGAATATAAAccacaaaccaaaaaaatacagAACATAAATATAAGCACTGGGTTTGTCATAATTCAAATGACAATAAAATGTTATAAACGTGCAGGTTATTCAtactaaaaacaaaaggaaattcatgaaaagaaaacaTTAACTTAGGCAGAAAAAAAGACCAAGAAATCTAGGCTAAGATGAAATATATCATCTATACCCGGTGACGGGATGTGTCCAGACACAGTTCTCCAAACCCAAGTGCTTACTTATTTAACAAATGAGCCCTAATAAGATTTGCCACAGTGTATTAAGCTTCCAGCTCCAAGGAAAAGACCAAAAACAGCAGCACTACCCACCGTTGTCTGCCCAATGTACCGTACTTTTAGAAGACCCGGAACCTGCATTTTCAGATTATCAAAATCTCCCATTAAAGTCGGTCAAGAAACAGTAGTCACCTTTTACTCATTTATCAGCATATTTCTCTAGAAATACACGCTGGATAacgtaaataaatatattcacatCTCCAGTAGCATTCAGTATGGTGTGTTAAACCTTGAAGGCAGAGACTAATATCTGAAAGATGATCATGGTGACAGAGAAAGCCAACTAAAATGGCTGACCTAATAATCTGGTGAAACATAaaaggagtaaaaaattattgcaCACATATAATACAAATAAGAACATTATTGCACTATTAATACCAAAGGAACTACATAGCATATTTCAAAAGAAACTTTAATGAACTCAATATCTGGCATTATCAATAGGGTAACTCTCTCCAAAACCTCCATCTCAGAAAGTATTCAATCTTTTATGTATCAAAGGATGgattaacaattttttaaagtgtATTAACAAATAAGAAGTACTATAAATAATCCAAAACCATCTTTCCATTCAGCAGGATGTTTGGCCCCTCTATTGCATAGAAGTAAATAAACAGGAACCAATAACAAAGGATATACGGACTACAATTaactcaaaagaaaataacatgcCATGGTTCCCAATGTCACATACTCCATATAAGAGCAGCAATGCAACTTAACTGGTTCCATgaattcttttctctctaatttaCTGTTTCTTATACAGTTCCTGCTTTTCCAAACCCTAGTTACTTAGTAGATTAAAtggaaaacaaaaacagaCAGCCTAACGATTTTGTCTCCAGATCTCTTTAACGGATTTCAACCATCATCAAGCATCAAAATATCATATGATTCAGGTATTCAAAAAGGTAATGTTTATACATTTATAGATGCTGACTACAACAAAGGATAGACAAAAATAGCATCATCAAAGCTCAGTCATCGGTTTTCTCTTAAAATCCCATCCAGCACGCAAACAACATTAAGATACGCGccaatttaatactataagtAGTTCAATTTGGATTGATACTTGAtccaaaaaattgtaaatgacATAGACCAAACTCCCTCTGTTGCTCAAGATAAGGAAAGCTTTATCTAAAAGGGCATGAATTTTGTGGTTTTAAAAAGCAGAAGGCAGAGGGAAAAAATCACCTTAGATCTTATAGCATCATAAGTTCCATAAACAGCACCTGCAGATGATAACATTACCATCAGTTGATGAATACAAACATTCAGATAACCAATTAAACAGGATCAAGTTGTTATAATTCATTCAATTTGGGGATAAAAACTTGTGCTGCTTCGGAAAAAGCCTAATTTAAGCTAACTCCACAGTCCTGAATTAGGTTTCAAACAAAgcataaaacaattaaaatttttaaaagcaGGAATTGAACACATTCTCTCCATGACCTAGGCATTTGATAAACTGTAACACGATAATTAAAAACAGAGGCATATGATACTGTTTCCGTAGGGATTTAATtgggaaagagagaaagagattgTTGCAAATAGGGTTATGAGAGAATTAGGGGGTCTTACCCACAGCGCCGCCGACAGCTCCTCCGATGGCGAAGCCCGCCGTAATTCGCGTCAGACAGCTATCCCTTGCcatctcttctcttcttcgATTAAtagtgtttttggtgttgaaTAAAACTTGAAGCTTCGGCTTCAGCTCTTATATAGaatttgattatgtttttacttttctatcaataaatactataagGGGTGAATTACAAATtaggttttatttttacaaattggTCACTGCTATATTATTCGATGAAAATTCTCACAGcagttaattaatttcaaattttcattccTGCTTTTTTAATACAAACTTTAGTATAAAGAGGTTTGGTTGGTTTTATGATTGATTGTTCATGTAGGTATTATTATAGATTAAGGAGTGCTTGGATATTAGTACTAGCATCTCATTTATGCATGATCTattgtatttcttttaaatttgtattacaTATTATCAAATTGTTACACATCAAACTAGGGTTGCATAAAGTAAAAGCAAGAGAAAAGTAGGAAAATTATTTTACCTAAAGAGAAGTTATATcaattccattatttatagaCTAAGGACCCTAGTTAATTCGATTCTTTTTTGCAAATCCGAAAAAGAATTAACCAAGAAAACCCGGAAAGGATGAAGGATGTTTAATAATAATCcattgtataaaaaataaatagcatAACTACTAATAAAAGggaactaaataaataaaatatacctAACGACACACATACTCTCCATATCTGTCCAGAGGGAGCGCATTTCGCTGGCCATGATAGTGCTTGTTCCTCTTCCCTTTTTTGTTCTCGTGTTCCAGCTGGGTGCCCTCGGTGTGAGTTGTAGACATGGTCTTAGTGTAACACCCCTCTTCGACCGTCTCTCCATCACGCCACACAGTACACCGTTCTGCCAATTTTGTCGGCGTAGGGTATCTCGCAATCTCCCTCGAGGTCCCTTGATACGGGTAAACCTGCATCACCGTCTCATATCGAGATCGCTGAACAGGTGGATGGGGAGCATATAACTGACTAGGCTCTGTTGGAATTCGAGACCGTCATGCACAGCACGCCGACCGTGGCAGAACCAAGGGCATATCCTCGTCGACAGACCAAACGACCGATGAAGTTCGGGGATTATGTCTCTCGATGAAGAGTAGTTCTTGTCGCAGGaagttagttattttaattgcttatttttgttgatttattttattaagaatattggacatactccctccgttccatagtagtggggacatttcttttcggcacgaaaactaagaaaaattgtgataAGTGAGTTaataaaggaagaataaagtaggaaatgaaataaggaagagagtaaagtaaatgagaagaaatgcgttgacttttactaaaaagggaaatgactccactactatggaacgtacaaaaatgacaaaatgactccactactatggaacggagggagtattgtttaATGGGTCGACCAATGCTCCTTTTTGAGTTTTCTTATTAGTTCTTTCCCGTATCGCAAAAGAGAGTCGAACCATCTAGGGTCCTTAGACTATAAACAGGGCATATTGTTAATTCATTAAGGaatataacaatatttacCCTATTTTCTCTGCCGTTTATTTTTCTGCAAATTACAAACCCTAGGTTTGATCGACCGGCAACTCACCGGCGACTACCTCTATCTTTATCGCCGCTCGTTGAGGGAACAAATCTCTTAACATTTGGTGCCTTCATCTCGAACAATGTCCCCCTCCTGCAGCAACAGACGTGGTTCGTGTGGAAACCCTTCCGATGACAACGACGCTACCGCTCTCGTTTCATCATGTGGTGTTGCAACTGTCGGAACCCGCGCCGCTGGACCCTATAGCGGCGACCTTGGAACATCTCTTGGCTTCCATGGCCAGATTGAGACTCAACTTGGCGTTGATCGTCGTACAACCATTCCGCAACCAAACCCTAGGCCGAATCGGGAACTTCCCTACGATTTGCCTTGAGGTTGGCGACCGGAGTCGCCCCAGTCGGGATTCGTGCCGTCTACGGCCACTATCGTATCAATACCCTCCTTGCATttccctggacttcgtccagcttatacctcttcttttcctggacttcgtccaacTTATGcctccaattttttttctcctggacttcgtccaacTTATAACTCCTTTAcctggactttgtccagcttataccttcataacccaattaaACCACATACAAAACCCAAAGCACTACTTACCACATTGTTTCGCAAAACATTATCTACGTTCCACAAAAAAAACAGATATCCCACTAGACTAATGTATTCcataaccaaaacaaaatattttcaaaccAAATATCCATTACTAAACCATAAATCCATGAAGATTCCCTACTCATAAACCATAATCTTCGAACCACTTTCCGAAGAAGAATTTAGTCGGTCGTTCTTTCTATTGGCTCGATGCACTTTCCTGGTTAACGGTAGTCATCTTGTTGTGACTACAAGTCAGCATGGTATGCACGTACTTAATTCTCAACATCGTCAAGCTCTTCAACCCTTTATTTATGAGACCGCAATCCCAATCTTTGTCTGATTCTCCAAACTATGTCTCAATATGCCGCATCAAATACACCCCACCGTCGGTGTGGTTGTGTCTGTTTCTCCACGGCAGTATCAAGCGATGGACTGCATAGTTGCGCACTTGATCAGCTACTTTAGGAACCCTGCACTTGTCTAGGGCCTCAGCAAAGAATTCGTGCCGTTACAAAATACGACAAAATCAGAATAACACACgacaaagaaattaaaagtacaaacataacaaaaacatCGTACCAACATAGACGGTGTTGTCCCATACTTTGTACTGAAACACGTATGCGTTTCGGCAGGTGTATGGTCGATGACTTTCATTATGTTGTGAAGGAGATCGAAACATATGAGATAGTAAGACTTGTTGGTGTACACCGGGAAGAAAAACTACATCAGAAAAAACAGATGAGGTTTAGATATGACAAATGATGTACCCACATAGAATATAAGATGTTTATCTGgttaatttattatgtgtACTGCATACTGCATAATGTGTACTGCATAATGCATATTGTGTAAtgcataagagcatccgcaacgctgaCTCGATGCTggctcggtctcgtctcgacgagacgagccaGCATCGAGACAGCGTTACGAAGctcgtctcgtctcgacgagacgagacatcTCGTCGCGTGACACGTGCcggcgaggccggcctcgagctggcgagacgACGCGCGCgcccacgtggcgcgcgcgCTGGAGCAttgcgtgacgcccactcgccgacccgcgagtgggcgtcggaattatgacgtaataattttttttttataaattcgaaaaatttgaatttaataaaaaaaaattcaaacggtcgaattttttttaaaaaaaatttcttttattattctataaatatactccatactccattcaccattttacacacaaacactactctcattcctcttccattttacacacaaacattactctcaaattgttgaaaaaatgttcGGCGATGGAAACTCCAGCGGCGGCGGCTCCGGCAGGCGGCGCTCCGGCGGGTTCGACTTGAACTCGTTCGACGATTGGGCGAGCATGTACAACTGTTTGGGTACTCCCGGTTCGTCGCCGGGCACCCAAGCCTCGACCACTCCGCcggcgtaccaaacaccacattttgatgtggatgcatactatcgtcccCCCCCCCAGAGGTACGGGCAATCGCcgggattatcccaaatttCGGAGAACTTTTTGGCGCCTGACTGACCAATAAGTGGAGGCTCCGGCTCCGGCAAGATCGGCCTCAGGCTCGGCGTCAATGCctaggaggaagaggaggaagcGGAGGAAGAGGTTGTGGGAGACGGCACCCATCAATCATACAGCCAAGACGAGACGTTGGCTCTGTACGACGCTTGGATCAGCAAACCAACAAGTGTTTTTGGCAAAAACTCACCGAAGTTTACAACGCACGAAGGCCGAAGAAGACCGTTGCCCGcaacgtgaagatgctccgcaGTCATTGGGACCGATGCGACAGAGATGTCAAAAAAATTTGCGCGATATACAGGGGAGAAGAGGCGAATTATCAAAGCGGAGCCAATGGAGCCGACATTCTGAGAGCGGCGTTGCGGGTCTTCAAAGACGACATCGGTAAAGATTTCAAGCATGTCGATGTTTGGTCACAAGTTCACCACCTTGAAAGGTGGGCTGGCGGTGTCGAGTCAGGCGCGAAATGCATGAAGCACACGGCGCGTGGCcactactcgtctagtgatggcggcgaaggcaacacctcacgtgagggcacgccaaccgatgatgcaggggggtcttcttccggtacacgacgtcggccgcaagggaacaaggcggcgaaggcggctaGAGCGAGGGGGAGAGGGAGGGGCCGCGGCGAATCAAGCCAGGCGGGCGAGGGCTCATGCTCCGGCACGGGCATGGGCTCGAACaccctaatgtccatgtacctggTCGCCACGATGGCTGACCTTTCAAAAATGACTCCTGCCCAAGTTTCAGCCCATATGGCCGGGATCGAGTATATGAAAGCTCAACTTGGTATAGGGAACTTGGGTGCACCGCCGACTTCGGGGGATGATGATTCgccggcggagtagtttttatagtttaatttagagtattttaattatgtatttttttttttgttttttagaattttaaattatgtatttttttttattttttaggcttttaaattgtaatatttattttatttaatgaagtgtgtttttattaattgaatttgttggaattaaaaataaaaaatgaaattgaatgaatagttaagagatggttaagagatggaaggatgcaggtgttgtctcttagttaagagatgagctgaaaagtacagtggggcccatgaatagtgaagagatgagacggttaagaggcGGATAAGAGACAGctttgcggatgctctaaagtgTAATGCATAATGTGTAATGTGTAATGTTCAAGCAAACCAAGTAATGGTACCAGGTCGTAGTTTTCCCATTTGAACTGCGGTGTTTTCAAAGTGTCATTCAGAAGGTTGGTCCAGAAGAAGTCAGACAATCTTGGACCAACACCTCCAGCCCCTTGGCCTACGAGGGGGTGATCCTGATTTACAAGGATATCAAGtattaacacacaaaataaattgataacaaaaaaaaaccttcGGGCAGAAATATTGATTCACGAATGTCTGGGTTGAGAAAAAGAATCTGGACAATGTTTCGGGCGCTTTCAAATTCTCCATGTTGTTTAGGTATGAGGCCCATGCATCTATGATTCCATTGGACACCGACTTGTAGGGGCCGAGCGACAGAAACTCCATCTTGGGAGTCGTCACCGCGTTGTCTTGGTAAACAACAGATTCTCTGTAAATAAAGATAGgtgaagttaaaaaaaataaagataaaacaGACGAAGAATTTGACAGACTTTATCAGCCTGAACAACTAAAGGAAGTAAGTactgtaatttataaaaaaaaattatctacaagtatattgttttatctaacaattttttttctatagaTTTTTAAAGCTTGGGAAgagattatattaaaatattttccgGATGCAACCGATCTGGAAAATATCGATGCAACATTCAAGTTCGTAAGCTACCAATGGATAGAGCATGGATACGATCTGGGGGTAGAGGCATtagtatatgtatattatgCTCTTGCACGTCGACAAGCAATTGATGATAGTAAGTAGTATCATTgtagttttaatataatttttagtattaattgtaattttagttactataattttatttatttattttcagcTTTAGGGATGGTAGTTGGAACTCGAATGCTCAGGAGTACAGCATTAAGACGCATAGGAAAGTCTCTCGAAAACTTGCATGTGTTTGGAAGGAATATTGGAAGACCTTACATAACAGCAAGGATCATATTAGGGAACCAGAAGATCAACAATGCAAATGTTAAAAAAGGAGGCGAGCTGGAGGTCTCAAACTTCCTTTTTAAAGGTAAAAGAAAACAGAATGCCAAAAATACCAAGACTGCCAATGCCAAGTATGTAATACTCGCTTCAAAAAAACAGATGGAGCAAGAACGCCATTCTTTGCCCGAAGCTGAGATGCTCCCAAAGAATGAGAACCTTGGTGGATACATCTTTATGTGCAACAATGACACAATGGAGGAACACTTGCAGAGACAACTCTTCGGTAAGTGATTGTTGTTTGATGTTTTGgtagttttatattttcaaatttgaatgatggttaaatattttcttattatggTGTTTTGAAATGGTTGAGATGAAATGCCGGTCGGGAGGTTATCGACCATGTATGGTCATTCCAGGTGAATCAGCTAAAAGGCTTATTGAATGATCATGAATTAGTTGTTCCAACTACTTGCATTGCTAGGCtagtttcttttgtttctatATAGTAATTCCTAACTTGGTAAACTTGTAAGAGTTTGGTTGGTCGGCTAGAGGGATGTTTCCTGTTCTTTCTTCATACCATTTGTTCCTATGATGATTTCAATCtctcaaaaatataaaataattggaaattTCTTCTGTAGGTTTGTCACGAAGATGCATTAATTCTGTGAGGGCTATAAAGCATGGCTTACCTCTATTTCTCTACAATTACACCACTCAGCGACTGCATGGTATTTTTGAGGTGAATTGCAATTTTACGTTTTAGTTCAACTGCTGCATTGCTTATGCTTCCTAGGAATAGTAGGAATCTAAGTGaactcaatttaaattatatttttctcagGCAGATGGTGTTGGGGATGATAACCTTGATCCTACTGCTTGGAAAGATGAAAAGTGCAAAGGTGAATCAAGGTTCCCTGCTCAGGTGAGAATCCGTATAAGGAAACTTTGCAAGCCGCTAAAGAAAAATGCTTTTGTGCACGTATTGAAGTTTAATGCAAAAAAGTTCCGTCTTGAGCTTTCGGAACATGAGGTAAGTTTCATTCTAGTTAGTAGTAAATGTGAACTtactttccttttctttattGTGGTATTGCAGACTTCGGTTTTGATTGGTCTGTTCGAACAAGCTAGCGTGTGAGTCTTTCCTGAAGTGCCTCAGAGTCTGAAGTGACTTACTGCAAATTTACATGACTTCTAATCTGATATTGATGTGCTATTGAACATAATAGTGAGACTTGAGAACTAACTGATCTGTGAACCTTAACTTCAGTCCTTCTTTTTCCTCTATGAAGCTAGTGTTTAGTAGGTAATTACTAAATATCTTAAGTTGGAAAGCATTTGGTTCCTGTGAAAGGCCTAAAGGAAGATGAAGTAGTAAGTAAACTGGATCGTAGCATCTGAAATTTTATTCTGTCATCATCAAAGGCCTTGAAATTTAGGTGACTTTTTGTATTGTTATCTGGTTTAGACCACAATCTTAATGGAATGTGACTAAGTaccttaaaaataatttattatgttcCTGGCTAGTGGATCTTCCTTGGAAGAATTACTACAGATATGTAATGGTAAACCTTTGCACCCTTAGCCCATCGCCCATTTATTTAGGATTCTAAGACTCTCACCATGGCTAGTTCAGCCTGTAGCTTTTTTCTTTAGCATTCAGTGTTAAAATGTTAGACATGAGtgatagtactattttgtttgaactagaaggtgttttttttttttggtacaaCATTCTATTGAGTCAAAGAAACCATCACCAACTCTAAAAAAATCTCTATAAATAGTCATTGTTTACATCTTGTATAATCAACCAATCAGTGAATGTCTTCTTCTCCCAAATCTCTGCAATCGAAATGGCTATGGTgaaatgcaacaaaaaccaTACACCTCTTTTCCAAACACAAACTATTATCCTATCTCCTCTGCTGTCTTTGATGTAGAAGCTTGGCTATCGAACAAATCCTTGATTGTGAATGTTGACAAGggaaaatttataaactaaatGGAGTTTGCTTGCAACATTGGTCTAACACTAAATCTACTCAATGCACCACTTGAAAAATGTGCTCTAACATTGAGCCATTTGTAAAAAACCCGTACCTCTATAGACGCCAAGAGGCTTCAACTTTCTAGTGGCGCGATTATACACCATTATATCCGTCGAGTAGATTGCAAAATACACTAGCTTACCATCCGGCGAAAATTGTAACAGCTTCATACTCCCGCAACCGTTAGTATTGCGAATAGATTCTCTTGTCCATGATCCAAAGTTCATAGTCACGAGTAGAAGGGTGGTCTAAAGAACCTTTACAAGCACCTATAAAACAAAATGGGGAGCAACAATATTCAGGTAAGGGTAAAGTGGAGAAAGTTTCAGTAGTAAGGTCGAAGGCAAGGAGAACAATAAAAAAGCCCATTTATGCAAGCAGAATAAGCTATAGAGATATAATTAAACGCAAACTCATCAGTCGATGGTAATAGTATTCGCTTCCAGGAATTAGTTTTGAGTGAGTACAAGTGAATGTGATAATCTTTCACGGTTTATACAAAATGCAGCAGTTTGTAATCTTTGGATCTATGGTGAAACCCCATTCCAAATGATTGAGGTGAGATTCCACAATGGTCTCAGGGAGGATCTTATACTCTAGCGTTGTTGGGTTAAAAAGAGCATGACCCGACCCCTCTTCAGTAAGATCAAGTATACTGTTACAGCTACACCCACTGAACATACAATCATCTTCCACTTCCTCTTTACGGGAAAATGTAACATAATGTATATCTTTCGCTACCACAAAAAAACCAGGCTCAGGCAAAACAATGATGGACTACATTTTGTCTCGGTTACGCAGATATCATCATCTAACTAGTCCTTCGAATTGATCtttgcaaacataaataaacatagaa
The nucleotide sequence above comes from Salvia hispanica cultivar TCC Black 2014 chromosome 5, UniMelb_Shisp_WGS_1.0, whole genome shotgun sequence. Encoded proteins:
- the LOC125190675 gene encoding protein PATRONUS 2 — its product is MERPLTLKPLSIQDENSVIHRKKVTTDGKSKTSIPLPKKGGFARESRKALNDITNKSSIHRETTSQSKKSGKKQFKVAEIGFSNQKVFECEALSKKKISVNENLNIEEEGFLHDHRKCIDAQKATSAASELNFLDTVLPGHGSTDVIMEQTKGDRDPDNCNPKLEELSMLEFSDWFKPCWKSPPSPLYQECPLPSPSVLEFEAVELELKEGDDDDI
- the LOC125190676 gene encoding reactive oxygen species modulator 1, with protein sequence MARDSCLTRITAGFAIGGAVGGAVGAVYGTYDAIRSKVPGLLKVRYIGQTTVGSAAVFGLFLGAGSLIHCGKSY
- the LOC125189514 gene encoding B2 protein-like; this translates as MVVGTRMLRSTALRRIGKSLENLHVFGRNIGRPYITARIILGNQKINNANVKKGGELEVSNFLFKGKRKQNAKNTKTANAKYVILASKKQMEQERHSLPEAEMLPKNENLGGYIFMCNNDTMEEHLQRQLFGLSRRCINSVRAIKHGLPLFLYNYTTQRLHGIFEADGVGDDNLDPTAWKDEKCKGESRFPAQVRIRIRKLCKPLKKNAFVHVLKFNAKKFRLELSEHETSVLIGLFEQASV